Below is a window of Deinococcus apachensis DSM 19763 DNA.
GTCATCGTGAACGGCAAGGGGGCGATGCCCGCCTACCCCAACCTGAAACCCGCCGACCTGAACGCCCTGCTGGACGTGCTGGAACGCTGGCAGAAGGAAGGCTCTTGAGGCCCAGTCCCCGCAAGCTCAGCCGACGTGACCTGCTGGAACGCTGGTGGGTGCTGCCGGTGGCGGGGACGCTGGGCGCCTTCGGTTTCATGGGCTGGTACGCCTCGCGCGTGACCTTCGGCAAGGAGCGGGTAGGCGCGCCGAACTTCCAGCCGGAAGAGGCGCAGTGGGTGGCGTCCCGTTCCGCCCTGTCCGAGGAGTGGGCGGAGGTCGGGTTCACCTACGCAGGAAGGCCTTGCGTCCTGCTGCGGGTTCCCGAGCCCGTGCCCGGCGGCCTGAGCGTGGACGGCGCCCATTACGCCGCCTACTCCCGGGTCTGCACCCACCTGGGCTGCTCAGTTAACCTCGTGCGCGATCTGGAGATCCTCGCCTTCGCGTACAACTACCGCCCGCCGCAGGAGGACCGCCACCCTCAGCTCGGCTGTCCCTGCCACTTCAGCGTGTTCGACCCCCTGGGGGCGGGCGAGGCGGTGTTCGGCAAGGCGAACGGGCCGCTGCCCCGGGTGCGGCTGGAGGCACGCGGCGGTGACCTGTACGCGACGGGGATCGAGCCCGCCCCGGAACTGGGGGGCTGATGGAGGACCTCACCTTCACGCACGGCGACCTCGCCGCCGCCGCGGGCATCCTGATGGCAACGGCCGCCCGACTGGCCGAACGCGGTGAGCCGCTGTGGCCCGTGCCCAGCCTGACCCCTGAACGGCTGACGCGGCACTACCCCCCGGAGAGCTGGCGGGTGGCGTGGCGCGGGGAACAGGCAGTTGGGGCCTTCGCGCTGCTCGACCGCGACCCCCTCTTCTGGCCCGAGGACCCACCCGGCGAGGTGCGCTACCTGCACAAGCTGGGGATTCATCCACACGCGCAGGGGCGGGGTCTCGCGCAAGTGCTGCTGCTGGAGGCGGCGCGGGAGACGCGGGAGGCCGGGTGCGTCTTCCTGCGCTTGGATACCGCCGCCTCCCGTCCCAAGCTCCGGGCACTGTACGAGCGGGCGGGCTTCCGGGCGGTGGACGAGCGGGAGGTCAAGGGGTTCCACGTCGTCCGCTACGAGTTGCCGCTGGGGTGAGTCGCAGGCCGATCTGCGGCGCGCGAGCCGGGCCCGGTAGGAAAGCGGTCAAACCCTCCGCCCACCTCCCCCACCCGCTCTTTCTCCCGGGCAGCTTGAGCGTCTAGACCACCCGTCCCTTATGCTGGGCGGCGTGCTGACGAACGCCCGTTTGTGGAGGGGAGACCGGTGACCACCTCCCCCCTGCGCCCCCGCAGCGTCCTGTTCGCGCCGGGCAACCGCGCGGACCTGATCGCCAAGCTGCCCCGCTCCGCCCCCGACGCCGCCGTCCTCGACCTAGAGGACGCCGTGCCGGGGACCGGGGAGGCCAAGGCCGCTGCCCGCCCGGTCGCCCGCGACGCCGCCCGTGACCTGATCGCCGCCGCGCCGCACCTCGCCGTGTTCGTGCGGGTAAACGCGGTCCACTCGCCCTACTTCGAGGAGGACCTCGCGGTGCTGACACCAGAGCTTGCGGGCGTCGTGGTGCCCAAGCTGGAATCGGCGGCGGACGTGCGGCGGGTGACGGAGGCGCTGGCCGCGCGGGGCCTGGACCTCCCCCTCCTGGCCGGCCTGGAGACGGGGGCGGGGGTCTGGAACGCGCGGGAGATCCTGGCTGAGGACGCCGTGCCATGGGCCTACTTTGGGGCGGAGGATTACACGACCGACCTGGGAGGCACCCGCACGCCGGGCAACCTGGAGGTGCTGTACGCCCGCTCGCACGTCGCGCTCGCCGCGCGGCTGACCGGGGTGCACGCGCTCGACATCGTGGTGACGCGGCTGGGCGACGAGGCCGCCTTCCAGGCCGACGCCGCACAGGGCCGGGCGCTGGGGTACGGCGGCAAGCTCTGCATTCACCCGGCGCAGGTGCCCCTCGCGCACGACTACTTCGGCCCCACCGAGGCGGAGGCCGAGCGCGCCCGCCGCCTGCTGAGCGCCGCCCACGACGCTGCTCGGGAGGGCCGGGGTGCTTTCTCCTTCGAGGGCCAGATGGTGGACGAACCCATGCTCGCCAAGGCCCGCGCCATCCTGCACGCCAGGGGGGAACACGCATGAGGCGAATTCCGCTCCGTTCCAGACATTCCAGGAAAGCACTGGAAAGTCCTGCACTCCGCGGAACTCGCCTTCTCTCCTTCTCCCTTCGGTCGGGAGTGCTCAGGCCCTCTAGCTTGAGCACTCCGGAGGGTTTATGAACGACGACCTGACCCGCCCCCAGGGCCGCTACTTCGAGGAGCTGGTGCCCGGCACCGTCATCCGCCACCGCATCACCCGCACGGTGACCGAGGCCGACAACGTCTTCTTCACCACGCTGACCATGAACCCGCAGCCGCTGCACCTCGACCGCGAGTACGCCGCCGCGACCGAGTTCGGGCAGCCCCTCGTGAACAGCCTGCTCACGCTGAGCCTGCTCGTGGGCCTGAGCGTCCACGAGCTGACGCTGGGCACCCTGGTCGCCAACCTGGGGCTGACGGACGTGGTGTTCCCCAAACCCGTCTTCCACGGCGACACGATCCGCGCCGAGTCGGAGGTACTGGAGGCCCGGGAGAGCCGCAGCCGCCCGGACGCCGGAATCGTGACGGTCGAGCACCGGGCGATCAACCAGCGGGGCGAGGTCGTGGCTCGGTGCAAGCGGACGGCGCTCATGCAGCGCGGGCCGGAGGTCAGTCCGCCGCCGCAGGGGTAAGGTTCGCCTGCTCCTCGACCACCGAACGCCACGACAGCTTGCGCCTGCGCCAGGTGAAGATGGCGACCTTCACGACCTCCTCCAGCACCCGGGCGAGGAGCACACCCCACACGCCGAGGTCCAACCCGAAGGCGAGGAGCCACGCGAGCGGCAGGCCGACCGCGAAGGCGCTGATCGCGTCGCCCATCAGCACGCCGCGGGTGTCGCTCCCCGAGGGCAGGACCCCGCCGCCACGCACCAGGTTGGCGACCTTCACGACCTGCACGGCGGCATTGACCAGGATGGTCGTCAGGGCGATCTGGCGGACCTCTGCGCCCACGCTGGGGTACAGGGCGGGCAGCGCCAGGGCCGAGAGGGCGAACAGCACGCCAAAGGCCACACCCGTGACGAGGCCGAAACGTTCCACCGCCCGTGCCCGCTCGCGCGCCAGCCCGGCGTCCCCCTGGCCGACGGCCTGCCCGATAAGTGCGGTCGCGGCGGGCACCAGGCCCGAGGACGCCACGATGAAGATGCCCTCGATGGTGTACCCGATCTGCACGCCTGCCAGGACCGAGGTGCCCAGCCGGGCGAGAAAGAGCGCATACAGCAGGTTGCCGCCGCTCCAGGCGAGCTGGGTGGCGGCCAGGGGCAGCGACAGGTTCAGCAGTTCGCCCGTCAGGACCCGGCCGCCGCGCCCCAGCCCCGACCACGCCGGGGCGACGATACCGCGCGGCCCGTACAGGAACCAGCTCAGCAAGACCACCCGCAGCGCCTGCCCGGCGAGTGCGCCCCAGGCGGCGCCGACCAGCCCCAGGCGGGGGAATCCGGCAAAACCACGCACCAGCGCGTACCCCACGGCTACATTGACGCCCGCCGCGAAGAAGGTGGCGACCATGGGAATGCGGGGCCGCTCCAGCGAGCGCAGGACGTTGCCCGCCACGACGCTGAGGACGATCAGGGGCACGCCGAGCAGCGCGACCTGGAAGAAAGGCGTAGCGGCCTCCGACAGGTCTGCTGGGGCACCCAGGGCGCCCAGCACCGGACGGGCAAACGTGTGCAGCACGGCCACCAGGACGAGCGTGACGGCGGCGGAGAGCAGCAACGCCGTGCCCGCCGTCCGCGCCACCGCTTCCCGGTCCCCGGCCCCGTACGCGCGCGCGACGAGAATGCCTGCTCCCGAACCCAGGGTGCCCAGCGTGAAGATCGCCATCATGGTGACGTTGTTGGAAAAGCCGACCGCGGCCACCGCCGTCGCGCCCAGGGTCGCCACGATGAGCTGGGCCAGGAAATTGAACAGGAGCTGGATGACCGCCTCGAAACTCGCGGGCAGGGCCAGCCGCAGGATGTCGCGTAGATGAGCGCCAAACACAGAAAAACCTCCTGGGGCACTTTAAGCGAGGACCCTCCCCGGCACTTCCCGGATGTCTGAGCGAAAGCTCAACGATTCACGGCCCAGTCCGCGTAGGCAAGACAGGGAGGAAAAGAACATTCCCGGAGGGTGTATCTCCTGGGTATGCCTGAACCTCTCCGGGTCGCCATCGTGGGCACCGCCGCCCGCTCCGACTACCTTTACGGCCCACTGCTGCGGGGTCTGGCCGACCAGGTCGAACTCGTCGGCGTGTGGGGCCGCAGCGAGGGGTCGGCGCGGCGGCTGGGGGAAAGCCTGGGCGTGCCGCACTTCACCGACCTGGCAGCGCTGATCCGGGAGACGGGGGCGCAGATCGGCATCGTCTCGGTCGCCTACGAGGCCAATGGTCAGGTTGGGCTGATGGCAGTCGAACACGGCTTGCACGTGCTGCTAGAGACACCCATCGCGCACGACCTGGCAGAGGCGGATGCGATCATCCAGGCGGCAAAGAGCCGGGGGCTGAAGGTCGAGGTGGCCGAGCAGTTCCACCGCAGGCCGCTGGAGCAGATCAAGCTGAAGCTGATTCAGTCGGGGGTGTTCGGCCGGGTCTACTCTTCCTTCAACGACTTTGCCGGGCACGGCTACCACGGCGTCAGCGTGATGCGGAGCTACCTCGGCTTCGACGTCCGACCCCTGCGCGTCGTCGGGATGGTGCGGGACTACCACCTGGCGCCCCACTGGTCGTTCCTGGCGAATACTCGGGGTGAGCGCAGTGAGACGCAGGAACACGGCCTGGTCGAGTTCGAGGGCGGACAGATCGGCGTCTTCCACTGGACGAGCGTGGGCTACGACTCGGCCCTGCGCTGGTGGAGAAGCAGCCGCTTCCTGGCGGAAAAGGGGATGGGCGTAACGGTCGGCAGGGCCCACAGCCAAGACGAACGCTTGACCCTCCTCACCCCGGATGGCGAGGCGCCGCAGTTCATCACGCTGGAGCGGCGCCTGGAACGCAACGACGGCGGGGCACTGCGCTCCATCGTCGCGCATACGGGAGATTCCCTTCACCCCACCGCCGTCTGGGAAAATCCCTTTCAGCCCGCCCGCAAGGGCCACGGCCCCCAGTGGCACGACGACGAGATCGGCGTGGCGAGCTGCCTGATGAGCTTGGTGGACGCGGTGCGGACGGGGGGCCAGCCGACCTACGGGGCCGAGCAGGCGCGGCTGGATCAGGAGATCGTGCTGGCCCTGCAGCGGTCGTCGCAGCTTGGCGGGCAGCCGGTGGAGTTGCCTCTGGAGCGGTGAGGGGAACTGGCACCTATCCCCTCTCGGCTGAAGAGTTGTGTTCCTCTCTGCTAAGGAGGGCAAGCTGACGCTTGCCACCCCCTCCCAGCCTCCCCCGTGAGGGGGAGGAGGAACACCGCTAAAGCTTTTGCTTCTCAAAATCGTCTCTTGTGGACGGCCCTTTCCCACCCCTCGGCTCGCTCGCACACGGCCTTCAACCCGCCTTGCTCGCGCAGCGAAACGGTGGGCTCGCGACTGGGAAAACAACAAGATCAAACAGTGCGCGAGGGATGGGACGATCACGGACGAGATGGGCCGAGCCCCTGGCCGAGCGCAGCGAAAAGCTTCCCCCTCCACCCGGAGGAGAGACACGTGAGCGAGCCTGGCGTCAACGCGCGGGGCGCCCCGCGCGGCGGAGACGTGGCCCCCAGTGGGGGTAGGGGGCTGGGGGCAAGGTCAGCGACTGGGAGAGAACACCCCCTCTCAATCCGCCGCGTTGTACCAGTTGCGCTCCCAGCGGTGCCCGTACAGCCTCTGCACCTGCTCGGTGGGAAGCCCCCGCCCATCAGCCAGGGCGGCGTTGCGCTCCACGTTCCGCATGCTCCGCATCCCCACGATCACCGTGCTGACCGCCGGATGACTCAGGACGAAGCGCAGGGCCGTCTCCGGGAGCTGCTCGGTCGTGATCCCCAGATCGGACTCGATGGCGCGCAGATGTTCCTGCAACTCGGCCTTGCGGTCGCCGCCGAAATAGTTATTGCGCCAGTCACCCTGTGGAAAGGTCGTTTCCGGCGTGATATGGCCGGTCAGACTGCCCTCGTCGAGCGCGACGCGGACGATCACGCCCACCCCATTTACTCGGCAGGCGTCAAGCAGGCGATCCTGCGGCGACTGGTCGAAGACATTGTAGATAACCTGCACGGTCTCCACGAGGCCCGCCTCGACAGCCTTCACCGCGTTGTCCGGCTGGTGGTCGTTGATGGAGATGCCGAAGTGCCGGATCTTGCCGTCGCGCTTGAGCTGGGCCGCGGCGTCCTGCCAGTCCCCCTGCCCCAGCCAGGAGTCGTTCCAGACGTGAAGCTGCTGCACGTCAATGGCGGGCAGGCCCAGCCGTTCCAGGCTGGCCTCCGTCATGCGAATCATGTACTCGCCGGGAAAGGCCTGGTCAGCGGTCGTTTCCGGCGCGGCGGGCCACTGCCCATTTTTGGGGCTGATCTTGGTGGCAACGTACACGCCCGGATGGTCGCGGACCACTTGGCCCACCAGTCGCTCGCTGTGGCCGCTGCCATATCCCATCGCGGTATCGATAAAATTTCCGCCCAGTTCGATGTAGCGGCGCAGGGCGTTCAGGCTCTCGTCGTCCTGCGCGCCCTTCCACATGTCGGCCCCGATGCCCCATGCCCCGTAGCCGATCTCGGTGACCTGCAGGCCCGTGCGGCCCAGCGCCCTCTCGTGCATTGCCATGTTCGCCACGCTACGCCCGGCCCCCGGAGAAGGGCATGAGCGGGGGCTTCATGGAGGCAGCAGAAACACGCCCGCTCTTCCTTCTGATTGAAAAGCCATCTAGTGCCTTTTCTTGACATTCAGCAGGAACACGAACAGAATGCCCCACACGAGGCTTCCATGACGACAGACCCCCCGGCTCCCCTGATCCCCGCCCGTTCCTGGGCCATCATCGACTCGACGCTGCGGGAGGGCGAGCAGTTCGCGCGCGGGAACTTCAAACAGGGGGACAAGATCGAGATCGCGCGGGCACTGGATGCCTTTGGTGCTGAATTCATCGAGGTCACCACTCCCATGGTGAGCGCGCAGACGGCGGAGGATATTCGTCGGCTCACCGGGCTCGGTCTGAAGGCCCGCATCCTGACCCACGTGCGCTGCCACATGGACGACGTGCGGCGGGCGGTGGACCTCGGGGTGGATGGGCTGGACCTGCTCTTCGGCACGAGTTCCTTCCTGCGTGAGTTCTCACACGGCAAGAACATTGGGCAGATCATCGACACGGCTTCGGAAGTCATCGGGTGGATCAGGGAGAACCGCCCGGACCTACAGATTCGCTTCAGCGCCGAGGACACCTTCCGCTCGGAGGAGGCCGACCTGATGGCCGTGTACCGTGCCGTCTCCGACCTGGGCGTCCACCGGGTCGGGCTGGCGGACACGGTGGGGGTCGCCACGCCCCGTCAGGTGTATACCCTTGTGCGCGAGGTGCGAAAGGTCATCCATGAAGGGTGCGGCATCGAGTTTCACGGGCACAACGACACGGGCTGCGCGGTGTCGAACGCCTATGAGGCCATCGAGGCGGGGGCCACGCACATCGACACGACCATCCTGGGGATCGGCGAGCGCAACGGGATCACGCCGCTCGGGGGCTTCCTGGCGCGAATGTTCACCTTCGACCCGCAGGGGCTGATCGACAAGTACAACCTCGACCTCCTGCCCGAACTCGACCGCATGATCGCCCGGATGGTGGACCTGCCGATTCCCTGGAACAACTACCTGACGGGCGAGTTCGCCTACAACCACAAGGCGGGGATGCACCTCAAGGCGATCTACCTCAACCCCGGCGCGTATGAGGCGATTCCCCCCGGCGTCTTTGGGGTGGGCCGCCGCATCCAGGCCGCGAGCAAGGTCACAGGCAAGCACGCCATCGCCTACAAGGCGCGCGAGCTGGGCCTGCACTACGGCGAGGATGCCCTGCGCCGCGTCACCGACCACATCAAGGCGCTGGCCGAACAGGACGAGCTGGACGACGCGCATCTGGAGCAGGTGCTGCGGGAGTGGGTGAGCGCGTAGGGGCAGAGACCGGGACAGGCAAGGGGCAAGCCTACTGCTCTCCGGGATGCTCAAATAATTGAGCATGAAGGTCACGCCTGCCCCTGCCCACTACCGCGTCCTTTCCCCGCCCGGCCCGGAGGGTGGAAAAACCGTCGCCGTTTTCCCCAGTGCCTTGGGCGACCTTCAGGCCCAGGCCACCGGGTCCGGCGCCCCCCTCGGCGTCTTCATCGAGTCGGCGGACGTGACGGGCGTGTCCCTGCGGGTCTTTACCCCGACGGGGGAGAAGGGCAGTTCCGACTCCGGGGCGCTCGCGGCCCTCGCCTTCCTGCAAGCCCAGGGGGCGCTCCTCGACGTGGTGGACGTGAGGATGGATGGGGAGGTCGTGGCCGGGCAGCTGTGCGGCGGGGAGTGGCTGCTGCGCCAGGGGGATGTGGACGTGCGGGAGGTGGAGGCCGACCTCTCCCCCATCGGCCCCACGGTGGGAACGGCGTGGCTCGCGTCGGCAGGGCGTCCGAATCTGGTTGTGGAGGTTGCAGATGCAGCGATGCTGGAACGCTTCACGC
It encodes the following:
- a CDS encoding GNAT family N-acetyltransferase encodes the protein MEDLTFTHGDLAAAAGILMATAARLAERGEPLWPVPSLTPERLTRHYPPESWRVAWRGEQAVGAFALLDRDPLFWPEDPPGEVRYLHKLGIHPHAQGRGLAQVLLLEAARETREAGCVFLRLDTAASRPKLRALYERAGFRAVDEREVKGFHVVRYELPLG
- a CDS encoding HpcH/HpaI aldolase/citrate lyase family protein; amino-acid sequence: MTTSPLRPRSVLFAPGNRADLIAKLPRSAPDAAVLDLEDAVPGTGEAKAAARPVARDAARDLIAAAPHLAVFVRVNAVHSPYFEEDLAVLTPELAGVVVPKLESAADVRRVTEALAARGLDLPLLAGLETGAGVWNAREILAEDAVPWAYFGAEDYTTDLGGTRTPGNLEVLYARSHVALAARLTGVHALDIVVTRLGDEAAFQADAAQGRALGYGGKLCIHPAQVPLAHDYFGPTEAEAERARRLLSAAHDAAREGRGAFSFEGQMVDEPMLAKARAILHARGEHA
- a CDS encoding aldo/keto reductase, whose product is MHERALGRTGLQVTEIGYGAWGIGADMWKGAQDDESLNALRRYIELGGNFIDTAMGYGSGHSERLVGQVVRDHPGVYVATKISPKNGQWPAAPETTADQAFPGEYMIRMTEASLERLGLPAIDVQQLHVWNDSWLGQGDWQDAAAQLKRDGKIRHFGISINDHQPDNAVKAVEAGLVETVQVIYNVFDQSPQDRLLDACRVNGVGVIVRVALDEGSLTGHITPETTFPQGDWRNNYFGGDRKAELQEHLRAIESDLGITTEQLPETALRFVLSHPAVSTVIVGMRSMRNVERNAALADGRGLPTEQVQRLYGHRWERNWYNAAD
- a CDS encoding PhzF family phenazine biosynthesis protein, with the translated sequence MKVTPAPAHYRVLSPPGPEGGKTVAVFPSALGDLQAQATGSGAPLGVFIESADVTGVSLRVFTPTGEKGSSDSGALAALAFLQAQGALLDVVDVRMDGEVVAGQLCGGEWLLRQGDVDVREVEADLSPIGPTVGTAWLASAGRPNLVVEVADAAMLERFTPDAESISALNRATGTTGLILFTPGGPNRADVSFRAFGPLKGFLEDGASSNMFACLVGVLGTLGRLPTTTNMIRGAQRMPGAPSRLTAQFTLGPDSVSDVWVGGRAERLEP
- a CDS encoding MATE family efflux transporter, whose amino-acid sequence is MFGAHLRDILRLALPASFEAVIQLLFNFLAQLIVATLGATAVAAVGFSNNVTMMAIFTLGTLGSGAGILVARAYGAGDREAVARTAGTALLLSAAVTLVLVAVLHTFARPVLGALGAPADLSEAATPFFQVALLGVPLIVLSVVAGNVLRSLERPRIPMVATFFAAGVNVAVGYALVRGFAGFPRLGLVGAAWGALAGQALRVVLLSWFLYGPRGIVAPAWSGLGRGGRVLTGELLNLSLPLAATQLAWSGGNLLYALFLARLGTSVLAGVQIGYTIEGIFIVASSGLVPAATALIGQAVGQGDAGLARERARAVERFGLVTGVAFGVLFALSALALPALYPSVGAEVRQIALTTILVNAAVQVVKVANLVRGGGVLPSGSDTRGVLMGDAISAFAVGLPLAWLLAFGLDLGVWGVLLARVLEEVVKVAIFTWRRRKLSWRSVVEEQANLTPAAAD
- a CDS encoding MaoC family dehydratase — protein: MNDDLTRPQGRYFEELVPGTVIRHRITRTVTEADNVFFTTLTMNPQPLHLDREYAAATEFGQPLVNSLLTLSLLVGLSVHELTLGTLVANLGLTDVVFPKPVFHGDTIRAESEVLEARESRSRPDAGIVTVEHRAINQRGEVVARCKRTALMQRGPEVSPPPQG
- the lysS gene encoding homocitrate synthase, with translation MTTDPPAPLIPARSWAIIDSTLREGEQFARGNFKQGDKIEIARALDAFGAEFIEVTTPMVSAQTAEDIRRLTGLGLKARILTHVRCHMDDVRRAVDLGVDGLDLLFGTSSFLREFSHGKNIGQIIDTASEVIGWIRENRPDLQIRFSAEDTFRSEEADLMAVYRAVSDLGVHRVGLADTVGVATPRQVYTLVREVRKVIHEGCGIEFHGHNDTGCAVSNAYEAIEAGATHIDTTILGIGERNGITPLGGFLARMFTFDPQGLIDKYNLDLLPELDRMIARMVDLPIPWNNYLTGEFAYNHKAGMHLKAIYLNPGAYEAIPPGVFGVGRRIQAASKVTGKHAIAYKARELGLHYGEDALRRVTDHIKALAEQDELDDAHLEQVLREWVSA
- a CDS encoding Gfo/Idh/MocA family protein yields the protein MPEPLRVAIVGTAARSDYLYGPLLRGLADQVELVGVWGRSEGSARRLGESLGVPHFTDLAALIRETGAQIGIVSVAYEANGQVGLMAVEHGLHVLLETPIAHDLAEADAIIQAAKSRGLKVEVAEQFHRRPLEQIKLKLIQSGVFGRVYSSFNDFAGHGYHGVSVMRSYLGFDVRPLRVVGMVRDYHLAPHWSFLANTRGERSETQEHGLVEFEGGQIGVFHWTSVGYDSALRWWRSSRFLAEKGMGVTVGRAHSQDERLTLLTPDGEAPQFITLERRLERNDGGALRSIVAHTGDSLHPTAVWENPFQPARKGHGPQWHDDEIGVASCLMSLVDAVRTGGQPTYGAEQARLDQEIVLALQRSSQLGGQPVELPLER
- a CDS encoding Rieske 2Fe-2S domain-containing protein yields the protein MRPSPRKLSRRDLLERWWVLPVAGTLGAFGFMGWYASRVTFGKERVGAPNFQPEEAQWVASRSALSEEWAEVGFTYAGRPCVLLRVPEPVPGGLSVDGAHYAAYSRVCTHLGCSVNLVRDLEILAFAYNYRPPQEDRHPQLGCPCHFSVFDPLGAGEAVFGKANGPLPRVRLEARGGDLYATGIEPAPELGG